Within Desulfurobacterium thermolithotrophum DSM 11699, the genomic segment AGACTTTTGTAGAAGAAGCTGTAAAAGAAGCTAAAAAAGAAAGAGATAAGATTCTTAAAGAAGCTCATGAAAAAGCAACTGCAAAAATTGAAAATTCTAAGAAAGAAATATGGGGTGCTTTCGAAACAGAAAGGCAAAAGCTTGAATCCGAAGCTGAAAAAATAGCTGAAGAAATAGTCAGAAAAATTTTAGGTAAAAAGGCTGCTTAAAGGGGGTAAGATGGAACAAGGGTCTCATCTTCTATTTTGGAAAGCAGTAAACACTGTAATACTAATAGCAATTCTTTACTACTTACTTAAGAAACCAATCTCTAGGTTTATTTCCGATGGCATTAATTCTGTTGTAAGTAGATTTGAAAAAATTAAGCAGGAAAAGGAAGAAGCTCTTAATCTTTTGAAAGAAGCTGAAAGGAAATCTCAGGAAGCTAAGGAAGAAGCAGAAAAAATTATCAAGTACTCACAGGAATTAGCCGAAAAAGAAAAGCAGCAGATTATCGCCGAAGCAAAGATTGCCGCAGAGCGAGTTATAAAGATGGCTGACGAAGAAATTGAGAAGGAAATTTACAAGGCTAAAGAAGAACTTAAAAAGTTTGCGGCTAAAAAAGCAGTTGAATTAGCTGAAGAGAAGTTGAAAGTAGCTATAGATGTTGAATCCAATAAAAAACTTATTGAATCCAGCCTTCAAAAGCTTTAGGAGGGATCAAGTTGAGACTGGAAGTAAGAATTGCAAGAAGGTATGCAAAAGCTTTAGCTGATGTTCTACCAAATGAAAAGCTTGAAAAGGTTAATGAAGAGGTAAAAACTTTACTTACTCTACTTGACGACAAAGCTATCAGGTACTTCAAGAGTCCTGTTGTTCCTACAGAGAAAAAGAAGAAACTGGTGGAGCAAGTTTTAGAAAAGGTAGAGGTTACTGAAGAGCTAAAGAAAGTTCTTCTTCTCATGGCAGAAAAAGATAGGCTCGGTATACTGAGAGAATTTGCGTCTGAATTTGAAAAGTTTGTTGATTTCCGTCTTGGAAAGATCAAGGCTGAAATTGTGAGTGCTGTAGAAATTGATGAAGAAACTCTCTCTAAGATAAAGGCTAAAATAGAAGAACTCTTTGGTAAAAAAGCAGAAATAAGTGTAAAACTTGATCCCTCCCTAATAGGTGGATTCATAGTAAAGGTTGCCGATAAAGTACTTGATGCCTCTATCAAGACACAGCTTGAAACACTTAAAAAGGCAATAGTAGATTAACATAAAAAAATTAGTGAGGTGAAGGGATGCAGATGCAAATCAGAGCAGAGGAAATTTCAGAACTAATAAGAAAACAGATTGAAGAGTTTGAAGCATCTGTTAAGCTTGATGAAACAGGTATAGTAATCAAAGTAGGTGACGGTGTTGCAAGAGTTTACGGTTTAGAAAATGTAGAGTACGGTGAAGTTGTAGAATTTGAAGACGGTACTGAGGGTGTGGCTTTCAACCTTGAAGAAGACAACGTTGGTGTTGTTCTTCTTGGTGAAGGTAGAGGTATTGTAGAAGGAAGTAAAGCCAAAAGAACAGGTAGAATTCTTGATATGCCTGTAGGTGATGGACTCATCGGAAGAGTTCTTGATCCTCTTGGAAGACCAATAGATGGTAAAGGAGACATTGAATACGTTGAAAGAAGAGCAGTAGAACGTATTGCTCCTGGCCTTGTTACAAGAAAACCTGTTCATGAGCCTCTTCAAACAGGTATTAAAGCTATTGATGCTCTTATTCCAATTGGTAGGGGACAAAGGGAGTTAATTATTGGTGATAGACAAACTGGTAAAACAACGATTGCTATAGACACAATCCTCAACCAGAAAAGAGAAGGCGTTATCTGTGTTTATTGTGCAATAGGCCAAAAAAGGTCAACAGTAGCTCAGACAATTCAGCTCCTTAAAGAACACGGAGCTATGGATTATACAATTGTAATTGCTGCTACTGCTTCTGATCCTGCTGCTCTCCAATACCTTGCCCCATATTCAGCTGTTACAGTTGCCGAATACTTTAGAGATACAGGAAGAGCCGCACTTATCATATATGACGACCTTTCAAAACAAGCTGTTGCTTACAGGGAAATGTCCCTTCTCCTCAGACGTCCACCAGGAAGGGAAGCTTATCCTGGAGACGTTTTCTATCTCCACTCAAGACTATTAGAGCGTGCTGCTAAACTTAATGATGAGCTTGGAGCTGGTTCACTGACAGCTCTTCCAATAATCGAAACAAAGGCTGGAGATATTTCTGCTTACATTCCTACAAACGTTATTTCTATTACTGATGGTCAGATCTTCCTTGAAACAGATCTTTTCTACAAAGGTCAAAGACCAGCCATCAACGTAGGTCTTTCTGTATCCCGTGTTGGTGGTGCAGCTCAGATT encodes:
- a CDS encoding ATP synthase F0 subunit B; translated protein: MEQGSHLLFWKAVNTVILIAILYYLLKKPISRFISDGINSVVSRFEKIKQEKEEALNLLKEAERKSQEAKEEAEKIIKYSQELAEKEKQQIIAEAKIAAERVIKMADEEIEKEIYKAKEELKKFAAKKAVELAEEKLKVAIDVESNKKLIESSLQKL
- the atpH gene encoding ATP synthase F1 subunit delta — encoded protein: MRLEVRIARRYAKALADVLPNEKLEKVNEEVKTLLTLLDDKAIRYFKSPVVPTEKKKKLVEQVLEKVEVTEELKKVLLLMAEKDRLGILREFASEFEKFVDFRLGKIKAEIVSAVEIDEETLSKIKAKIEELFGKKAEISVKLDPSLIGGFIVKVADKVLDASIKTQLETLKKAIVD
- the atpA gene encoding F0F1 ATP synthase subunit alpha produces the protein MQMQIRAEEISELIRKQIEEFEASVKLDETGIVIKVGDGVARVYGLENVEYGEVVEFEDGTEGVAFNLEEDNVGVVLLGEGRGIVEGSKAKRTGRILDMPVGDGLIGRVLDPLGRPIDGKGDIEYVERRAVERIAPGLVTRKPVHEPLQTGIKAIDALIPIGRGQRELIIGDRQTGKTTIAIDTILNQKREGVICVYCAIGQKRSTVAQTIQLLKEHGAMDYTIVIAATASDPAALQYLAPYSAVTVAEYFRDTGRAALIIYDDLSKQAVAYREMSLLLRRPPGREAYPGDVFYLHSRLLERAAKLNDELGAGSLTALPIIETKAGDISAYIPTNVISITDGQIFLETDLFYKGQRPAINVGLSVSRVGGAAQIKAMKQVAGKLRLELARYRELEAFSQFASDLDPATRAQLERGRRMMELLKQPPYSPIPVEKQIVAFFAAINGYLDDIPVEAVTKFERELYTFMDAKYSEVLNEILEKKQLDDELTQKLHSAIKEFKATFTA